GCGGAGATCGTCGTAGGTCTCGTCTTCGTAGCGGAGGCAGCACATGAGGCGCCCGCAGCGCCCGGAGATCTTGACGGGGTCGAGCGTGGCCTTCTGGACTTTGGCGGACTTCATCGAGACGGGCTTGAGCACCTTGAGGAAGTTCTTGCAGCAGCAGTACTGCCCGCACTTCTCGTAGTCGGCGGTGAGGCGGGCCTCGTCGCGCGCGCCGACGTGGCGGAGCTCGACGCGCGTGCGGAAGGCGAGGGAGAGTTCGCGCGTGAGGTCGCGGAGCTCGATGCGTTCTTCGGAGAGGTAGAAGACGGTGACGGTCTCGTTGCCCAGGATGGGCTCGACGTCGACGATCTTGCAGTGCAGGCGCAGGCGTTCGGCGATGCTGCGCGCGTGGAGGCGCATGGCGTGGCGCGACTGCTCCAAGCGGGACTGGGCTTCCAGGTCCTGCGTGGTGGCGATGCGGAGGACCTTGCCGTCAGTGAAGAAGGGGTAGTCGCGTCCGCCGGAGTTGTCGATGTACTGGAGCATCTCCTTGCGCGAGACGCTCTTGGAGCACCCGCTGTTGGGGCAGGTGCTGGTGAGCATCTCGCCGAGCTCGGTGCCGCGGAACGTGCGGACGACGAGCTTGCTCCCGCAGCCGGGCTTGACGGTGCCCTGGTAGGGGAACTCGCCGACGAGCTTCATGGAGCCGAAGCGGACGACGAGCGTCTTGGGCGCCTTGAGGGCGTCGTAGGTGGCCTTGTCCTCGGCGGAGAGGGCTTCGGTGAGGTCGGCCTCGAACTGCGGGAGCGGGAAGATGGACATGGGGATGCGGGCGACGCTACGGGCGGCCGAGTGCGCGGGCGCGGGCCTCCGTGAAGAGGGTCTGGAGCGGGAGGCGCGAGAGCTGCTGCACGCCGTTGCGCGTGTCGGTGCGGTAGATGAGCAGCATCTCGGAGCGTTCGTCGAGCACGACGAGGACGTCCTCGTTGCCGGCGTCGGCGGTGAGGGCGGTCATGGCGCCGGCGCGGCTGACCATCTCGCCCAGCGCGACGGGCTCGGCGTCGCGCGGGCGGAGGGCCTGCACGAGCACGAGCAGCGCGAGGACCGCCGCGACGACGACGAGCGTCGAGTGGCGGGGTTGACGTTCCTGGTGGGTCGCGTGCATGGGTCAGCGTCCCGGGGTGGTGCGGGTGTCGGCGGCGAAGTTGCGATAGCCCAGGCTGGTGAGGCTCGTGCGCGACTGGTCCCAGCGGAGGGCGACGACTTCCTGGTTGGTCGTGTCCAGGACGTAAATGACCGACGAGCCCCCGGCGTTGCTGCGTCCCGCGACCATCGTGTATTCGCCCCGGGCGCGCCCGATGACGGGCTGCGAGGAGTTCTGCGCCGCGGCCGGGCCGGGGAGCGACAGCACCGCGAGCAGCACCACGAGCGCGACGTTCAGGCAGATGAGCGGGACGCGCACGTCGCGGCGGGGGCGGGCGACGGGCGGGGCGTGATCGGCGGGAGCGGGTGTGGACATGGAGCGGTCCTCCGCGGGGTCGTGGGGGGACGTGTGCGGCGGGAGCGGGGCGGGAACCTCGGGGCTAGTCCTGGTGGCCGCGCTTGGTGGCCATGGCGTTGGCGCCGATGATGAGCGCGCCGGTTGCGATCAGGATGAGGAAGCTCATGATCGCGGGCGGGTCGTCGGGCTTGGAGGGCGTGGGCGGGACGGGCGCGCTGGGCGCGGCCTCCTGGGCCCAGCACACGGCGGTGACGAGCATCGTGCCGACGGCGGCGACGCTCCGGGCGGCGAAGCGGGAAAGGCGCGTGGTCATAAGTACATGCTACGACGGGCGGACGCCCCGCGGTTGCTCCGAAGGCCCGGCCGGGAGCAACTGATCGAGCGCGGGCAGGGGCGGGGGCGATTCGGCGAGGAACCCGGCCAGAGTCCGACCGACGCGGCGGCCCGCGGGAAGCGCGTGGGGCGCGATCGGCGCGAGGGGCGCGCCCACGGTCGAGAAATCGGCGGGCGCCAGGTGCACCGTGCGCCAGCGCGGGCTGCGGACGCGCATGCGGGCCTTGTAGTCGGCGAGGCGGACGCAGCGGAGCGAGTACCAGCGCCCGGCGTGCTCGAAGATCTCGTCGAAGAGCGCGTCGGGGGGGAGTTCGTCGCACCAGTAGACGAAGAGAAAGACGCCCTCGAACGACGGGCCGAAGAGCATCTCCCAGCGCGAGAGGGACTCGACGTCGTCGAGGGTGACCCAGTTCTCGAGCCGGGCGGCCCCGGCGGACGCGCGGGCGGAACGCCGGGGCATGATGCGGCGTCCCTTGACCTCGACGAGGAGGTTGGCGCCCTCGCCGTAGATCACAACGTCGAAACTCTTGAGGGCGTGCCCGTCGTGGCGGAGGGCGGGGAAGCGGTCGCCCGGGAGGAGCGCCTTGCGGGCCTCGTCGACGGCGACGTACGGGATGCGCCGGGCGCGCAGATAGTTCTCGAAGGCCTGCTCGTAGTGGTGGCGGCGCTGCACGCGTTGGCTCACTTCCCGACCTGGACCTCGACCAACTTGTCGAGCAGGTACTGCTCGGCCTGGCGGTAGCGGGCGATCGACTCGGCGAGGCTGGCGCTGAGCGCCTCGAAGTCCGCGGCGGTGGCGGCCCCGGCGCGCTGGGCGGCGGCGGCGGCCTCCAGCGCCTCGCCCGCGGCCCGCAGGTCGCTGGCGGCCTCGGCGTACGAGCGCGTCGCGTCGTAGATCACCTGGCTCTCGAGTTCCTTGGTCGAGGGCTGCTGGAGAAGGCGCCATGGCTGCGAGCGGACTTCGATGGCCGTGAGCTTGAGCTGGTCGGACATCAGACGAAGGTTCGCGAGCGTGCGGCGCAGGTTGGGGGTCTGCTCGCCGACGACCGCGCTCACGCGGCCCACGGCCTCGGAGAAGACGCCCAGCGCGTCGCGCCCGTCGCGCAGCGCGACGTTCACCGCGTCGATGGTCTCCTGGTTGAACTTGCCGGTGGCCTCCTCGAGGTTCTTGACCGTCTGGTCGATGCGGGCGCGGTTGTCCTCGATGAGCGAACGGACGGAGGCGATGACGCCCCGCGCGTCGTCGAGGCCCAGGTCGGCCTTCTCGAGCAGCGGGTCGAGGCGCGCCGAGGCCCGCTCGACGTTGGCGGCGGTGGCGTCGATGCGCACGGTCCATTCGTCGAGCTTGACGCGGAGCTCGGCGAGCAGGGCGGCGGCGTCGGTCGCGCCGGACTCGACCTTGGGCCCGGTGTTCTCGACGATCGACGCGACGCGCTGCATGGTCTCGTCGATGGACTTGATGGCGGCGCGGAGCTGGGCCGACTGCTCGGGGCCGAAGCCCGCGTCGGCCAAGAAGCCCGGGGGGGCGGTGGCGCCGGGGATGACATCACCCGGGGCCAGGCGCGGGACGGGCGCGCCGCTGGCGGGGTTGGTGGGCGTGCCGACGCTGGAGATGTTGATGGCGGAGATGGAGCCCAGCAGGGGCTTCTCGAGGTACACGCGGGTGTTGGCGTAGAGCATGAGGTCGTCGCGCACTTCGACGCGCACGTCGACGCTGGTGGGCGTGCCCTGGTCGTCGCGGGCGAAGCCGACGTCGAGGACGCGTCCGACGGGCTGGCCGCCGAGGCGGACCTCGCTGCCGCGTTTGAGGCCGACCGCGCCGGTCTCGACGGGGAAGCGCACGGACAGGGGCATGACCGAGTCGAAGGGGGAGCGGTCGGAGAGGAGGAAACTGACCCAGACGGCGAGGACGACGCCCATGAGGACGAAGACGCCGGCGAGGACGTTGTTGCGGGCGTTCTGCATGGGCGCAGAATACGCGGCGGGGCGGGCGGGTTGCGCGGCGCGTGTCGGCTAGCGGGTGGGCGTCAGGCTGGGCATGCTGGCGACGCGGGTGTCGTCGCCCAGGAGGGTGCGCTCCAGCAGGCCCTGGTCCTTGCGGTCGGTGATCGGGCCCTCGGGGTCGCCCCGCAGGAACTGGCGGATGAGGCGCTGATCGGTGGGCAGGGCGGCGGCCTGCTCGTCGGTCGCCTTGCGGAGCGTGTCGTACCACTCGCGGCTCTGGACGGTGAGCATGCGCCCCTTGTCGAGCATGGCCATGCGGTCGGCGATGGTGAAGGCGCTGTCCATCTCGTGGGTGACGACGACGCTGGTGACGCCGAGCTTTTTGCTCAGGTCCATCATGAGGTGGTCGATCTGGGCGCTGGTGACGGGGTCCAGGCCGGCGGAGGGCTCGTCGTAGAAGAGGATCTCGGGGTCGAGGGCGAGGGCGCGGGCGAGGCCGGCGCGTTTCTTCATGCCGCCGGAGATCTGGGAGGGGTACTTGTCGGCGTGCTCGAGGAGGCCGACGAGCTCGAGCTTGATCTTGACCTGGATGTCGATGATGGCGGGGTCGAGGTCGGTGTGCTCGCGGATGGGGAGGGCGACGTTCTCGTAGAGGGTCATGGAGTTGAAGAGCGCGCCGGACTGGAAGAGGATGCCGAAGCGCTTGCGGACGTCGTCGAAGTCGTCGCGCGTGAGCCCGCAGATCGACGAGCCGAAGAGGCGGACGTCGCCGGAATCCGGGCGGAGCGAGCCGATGATGAGGCGGAGCAGCGTGGACTTGCCCGAGCCCGACCCGCCCATGATGACCATCGTCTCGCCCGGGAGCACGTCCAGCGTGACGCCCGAGAGGACGGTGCGCCCGTCGAAGCGCTTGACGATCTCGCGGCACGAGATGATGGGGTCGTCGGGCACGCGGGTAGCGTAGCGAACGCGTGGCGGGATGGGGCGCCTCGGGCACGCGCGAGCGGGGGCGGACGCTAGGATCGGGGGTGACACACTCGCCCTCGAGCCGCACGGGCGTCCTGGAACGGATGGTGAACGCCGTGGAACAGGTGCGTCAACGGCTGCTGCGGGTCTCGCGGGCGCTGCGTGCCGGGGGCGTGCCGCACGCGGTGGTGGGCGGGCACGCGGTCGCGGCGTGGGTGGCGACGGTGGACGGCGGCGCCGCGCGGACGACGCAGGACGTGGACGTGCTGATCCGGCGAGCGGACCTGGAGCGATGCCGCGCTGTGCTGGAGGGAGCGGGGTTCGTCTACCGGCACGCGGCGGGGATGGACCTGTTCCTCGACTCGCCCCAGTCGAGCCCGCGACAGGGCGTGCACCTGGTGTTCGCGAACGAGTTCGTGCGCGCGGGCGAGGCGGCGGCGAACCCGGACGTGGAGGACGCGTCCGACATGGGCGAGCTGCGCGTGCTGAACCTGCACGCGCTGGTGCGGATCAAGCTCACGGCGTACCGGGACAAGGACCGCACGCACCTGCGCGACCTGATCGGCGTCGGGCTCATCGACCGCGCGTGGGCGGATCGGCTGCCCGAGCCGCTGGCGGAGCGGCTGCGCGCGCTGCTCGACACGCCCGACGGCTGAGCGGCGTTTAGGTGCCGGGCGGCGATCACGTGCCGGGCTGGGGCTGGGCTGGCGCGTCGGCGGGCTGGTCGGCGGGCTGGTCGGGCTTCTGCACGCCGTGGGCTTCGAGGATGCGGATGCCCGCGCGGGCGAGGTCGAGCAGGCGCCCCTCGTCGGTGCCGCCTTCGGCGTCGACCCAGGTGAGGGCCATGACGTACCAGCGGTCGTCGCTGCGGCGGAGGAGCCACGCGAACGAGAGCACGCCCGGCTCGCGCCCCGCGACGGCCCGCACGTCGGTCCAGGTCTGCTCGTCGAGCGGCACGTCGCCCGGGTTTCGCCACAGCGGCGCGAGCGATTCGCCCCCCGGGCGGCGTTCGGCGTCGTGGATCGCCGCCATCAGGCGGCATTGGTCCTCGACGCTCGCGATCCACCCCACGCGCTCGGTCTCGGCGGGCTTCTCCCACGCGCCCAGCGCGTTCCAGTCGGGCTCGGCCTTGAGATCGCGCAGCAGTTCGGCGCGCACGAGCGGGTCGTTCTCGGCGTAGCGGGTCAGTTCGTCGGCGTCGGGCGCGAGCTTGAGCGCCAGGTACTCGCGCGTCGAGAGCACCGGGAACGACGGGCCCAGGTCCTTGCAGACCTCGCGCACCACGTCGGCGACGGCGTCTCGCCCCAGGGTGTGCAGCACGTGGTCGAGGGCGGTGCTGTCGTTGCCGGCGAAGGCCCGCGTGGCGAGTTCGCGCAGCGGGAGCACGGCGCCGGGGCCTTGCTCGCGGGTGGGCGAGCCGGGCACGCTCATCCACTCGGCGCGGAGCGTCACGGGCTGGTCGAGCGAGAAGGCCGGGTCGTGCACGCGCCGGGCGAGCGACGCGAGCGTCCAGAGGCGTGCGGCCCCGCTGACGTGCAGCGGGTCGCGCTCGCGGATCTCGTACACGTTCACGAGGCGGTTCGGGAGGATCGCGCCCTCCCCCCCACCGCCGTCGGCCGGATCGCGGGGCGCCTCGGGCACGAGCTCGTAGCACCCGAAGGAGACGCTGCCGCGGAGGCGGCCGAACTCGCCGGCGTAGGAATCCCAGTCGCCCGCGGCGCACGAGTACCCGGCCTGGTTGAACTGCAGGCCCGCGATGAGCCCGGAGGCTTCGTCGAGCACGATGAAGACGCTGAGGAAGAGGTTGGTCTCGCGGCCGTTGATGATGCCGTTGAGGGCCTCGGCGTCGCCTTCTTCGTAGACCTCGACGAGGTCGACCGGGTTGTCGCGGAAGACGCCGGCGCGCATGGTCGTGAGGGCCTCGGTGATGTCGCCGACGCCGAAGACCTCGATGAACCGGGGCGAGAACTTGGCGGCGGGGTCGCCCAGG
The sequence above is drawn from the Planctomycetota bacterium genome and encodes:
- a CDS encoding nucleotidyltransferase family protein; this translates as MTHSPSSRTGVLERMVNAVEQVRQRLLRVSRALRAGGVPHAVVGGHAVAAWVATVDGGAARTTQDVDVLIRRADLERCRAVLEGAGFVYRHAAGMDLFLDSPQSSPRQGVHLVFANEFVRAGEAAANPDVEDASDMGELRVLNLHALVRIKLTAYRDKDRTHLRDLIGVGLIDRAWADRLPEPLAERLRALLDTPDG
- a CDS encoding ABC transporter ATP-binding protein, whose product is MPDDPIISCREIVKRFDGRTVLSGVTLDVLPGETMVIMGGSGSGKSTLLRLIIGSLRPDSGDVRLFGSSICGLTRDDFDDVRKRFGILFQSGALFNSMTLYENVALPIREHTDLDPAIIDIQVKIKLELVGLLEHADKYPSQISGGMKKRAGLARALALDPEILFYDEPSAGLDPVTSAQIDHLMMDLSKKLGVTSVVVTHEMDSAFTIADRMAMLDKGRMLTVQSREWYDTLRKATDEQAAALPTDQRLIRQFLRGDPEGPITDRKDQGLLERTLLGDDTRVASMPSLTPTR
- a CDS encoding HYExAFE family protein; this translates as MSQRVQRRHHYEQAFENYLRARRIPYVAVDEARKALLPGDRFPALRHDGHALKSFDVVIYGEGANLLVEVKGRRIMPRRSARASAGAARLENWVTLDDVESLSRWEMLFGPSFEGVFLFVYWCDELPPDALFDEIFEHAGRWYSLRCVRLADYKARMRVRSPRWRTVHLAPADFSTVGAPLAPIAPHALPAGRRVGRTLAGFLAESPPPLPALDQLLPAGPSEQPRGVRPS
- the ricT gene encoding regulatory iron-sulfur-containing complex subunit RicT gives rise to the protein MSIFPLPQFEADLTEALSAEDKATYDALKAPKTLVVRFGSMKLVGEFPYQGTVKPGCGSKLVVRTFRGTELGEMLTSTCPNSGCSKSVSRKEMLQYIDNSGGRDYPFFTDGKVLRIATTQDLEAQSRLEQSRHAMRLHARSIAERLRLHCKIVDVEPILGNETVTVFYLSEERIELRDLTRELSLAFRTRVELRHVGARDEARLTADYEKCGQYCCCKNFLKVLKPVSMKSAKVQKATLDPVKISGRCGRLMCCLRYEDETYDDLRKRLPRKKSRVGTPEGDGLVIDSQILTQLVLVELDDVGTDGKIRQVAVPVENLTPPTNQAAPPRPAFDPAPPPRARGRAPGAPPA
- a CDS encoding serine hydrolase yields the protein MRLLPRAVLLLATLLGVLLCPAARAQEDEPDPAPAEVHRVDPPDSRVGRELAWVLRVINGDAPLGDPAAKFSPRFIEVFGVGDITEALTTMRAGVFRDNPVDLVEVYEEGDAEALNGIINGRETNLFLSVFIVLDEASGLIAGLQFNQAGYSCAAGDWDSYAGEFGRLRGSVSFGCYELVPEAPRDPADGGGGEGAILPNRLVNVYEIRERDPLHVSGAARLWTLASLARRVHDPAFSLDQPVTLRAEWMSVPGSPTREQGPGAVLPLRELATRAFAGNDSTALDHVLHTLGRDAVADVVREVCKDLGPSFPVLSTREYLALKLAPDADELTRYAENDPLVRAELLRDLKAEPDWNALGAWEKPAETERVGWIASVEDQCRLMAAIHDAERRPGGESLAPLWRNPGDVPLDEQTWTDVRAVAGREPGVLSFAWLLRRSDDRWYVMALTWVDAEGGTDEGRLLDLARAGIRILEAHGVQKPDQPADQPADAPAQPQPGT